The window AAGAAGGATTATTTTCCGAAATTTCACAGATAGCAACTCGTGAGCGAACTGTGAACTTCGATCTTTTGACATTGCCGCTCGAACAGATGCGGTATCGACCCACAGGCAGTGTGGCCGCATAGCTATTTTCGCTCATGCTGCTTGACGCTGCTGTGGGAGACGTGTGACCTTAGAATCATTGAGGGGATAATCGTGTGTCGAAGCCAGTCGCACTTATTGGTCATCTTCACAGCTGCCCAGTCCACGGCGGTGGGCCGGTGATGAACCCCGGACAAACCCTTGTCAGGCTCAACGGCTTTCCGCCACTGCGGCTCGTGATACCTCACGCATGCGCGATTACTTGCGAATTGTCCGGCCTGCCAGCGGCTCGTCAGGTAATTGGCTAATATCTTGAATATCAACGAAAGAGGGGATCACCATCTCGATAAAAACGGAGTGCCTGTCCCGAAAAATTAAGGTGCTTCTCATATTTCTCCGGGAACCACGATACGAAACAATAGGAATGGCGGCCTAATGTCATGATGATGCACCTTGATGATTTCTTAGAAAAATACGATCTCTACGATAAGGCTGTTTTGTCCATAGCTGAGGCGTCTCAAGACAGTGTTCTTCTGAGTTTCGATCTCTATAGCGAGGACGATCCTGATCGGAATGACTATGGCAAAGAATATTTGCTTCTCGTTACGATTCCACGATCGCAAATAAAAGTCATCACGGGACCTCTCTTTATAAGTGAGCCGGAATGCTATGGTCAGGTGCTCGAAGATTCCTCGGAAGGAAAAGCACTGTTTATAGGAATTGAATGGTCAAGATATTCGAACAATTACTATGAATGGAGTAAACTGCAAATCGGGTCTGGGGCGCTAGATACAAAGGAAGTTATTGTTGAAAGAAAGCAATGATTAACTTTTCTCACGATCGACTGCTCAACGTGACGCCTGCTTGGTATTGGATGGTGTCAGACCGCGCTGGCGAATTCGATGACGCCTTATTGCGCCCTATAAAAAGGCTTGATGTCGTTCACGCTGCAACGGAGAGATTACTTCTCTAAGCAGCAGAGCATTGATCCGTCGGGATCTGATACCCAGATAAGTAATAATGTGCGCGAGATGCTTGAACGGCTGGAGGACGCCGGTGAAGACATTGATCGTATTTATGAATGGGGGCGCGCGTTAGATTCAGATATGTGGAGCTATGCAGAGTTCGAAGGACGCCCATCTGCTTCGCTTTGGGACAATACGATTGGTTGGTGGCGACCTGATGAACTCGCTAAGCTTGATCGGTCTGGCGTGGATGTGCGAGATCGGCTCTATGCCTCTTGGAATGAACAGGTCAATAAGCCCGCGGCTGCCCTGAAGCACCGTGTGAAGCTTGATCGAAAAGGGTGGCAGGAAGATGAAACTCGTCGATCGGAATGGGATAACTTTCTCTGGGACAAGTGGTTCAAGGAGTTTCAATACGATCCCGCTAAGGTCGCCGCAGATGGATATCGGCGGATGCTTTTCCGCGAATGGTGGCGCAAGATTGGGCCGACAATCACGCCGGAAGAGCGGGTCCAGATGGTGCGTTGGCATGAAGAGGGTTCACGAGCACGCGACAAGGATGGCTTTCTTCAAGCCAACGACATCGGCTGGATAGGAGATGCCGTGATGACGGACGTGTTTCCGCCCTTTTTCGACGTAGTTGCAAAGTCGCGATAGTCGCCATGATTGAGGAAAGCGATGTCCAAACCAGTCGCACTTGTCGGCCATCCGCACACCTGTCCGATCCACGGCGGTGGGCCGGTGATGAACCCCGGGCAGGCTTTCGTGAGGTTCAACGGCATTCCGCTAGCGGTCGAAGGTGGGCAATGCGGCTGTCCCGGGACGCCTCCGCTGCCCGACCCGATGGTGAAGGGCTCAGGCATGGTCAAGATCAACGGGCGCGGCGTCATGCGTATCGGCGACAAGACGGCGCATGGTGGCAAGATTGCGATGGGCGTTCCGACGCTGAAAGCCGACTGACCTCGGTCCGGTCGGGACGGTGATGGGGCAATGATACAGATGGTGGAACGCAACGACATATCGGGTCTGCTGGGCTTTATCGGCCGGGACGAGATCTGGCGCGAGCGGCTGCAGGATGCGGTCGCGGAGCATCTGTTGCCGGCGCTTGAGGAGTTCGATCTCGATCATGACGACCTGACCGATCTTCTGGGCGAGCAGTGGTCGGGCGTGCTCTGGGGCTGCGGTTTCGAGGATTTCCTTGGCCACCGCTACGGCGACGGCAATATCGTCGATCTTTACCTGAAGCGTCGAGGATGGAAGGAAAGCGTGCTGAACCGGGCCTATTTCGCGGCGCTGCGCGATAACCCGGTCAGCCTTTATGAGGTCAGTGATGTCCGGCCCGGCACCTCGATGGTGCTGCGCGATCTGCTGACGGATGCCGCGGCCGTCACCGTGCGCGAGAAATCCGCCAGCCGCACACTGAAACGATGGGACCGGATCGCTGTCCGCGTGGTGCCCGAGCGCGATCACCATGTGATTTCTGGTGCCCTGCTTCCCTTCTCGTCCGAGGCCACCGATCTGCTGCTCTCGGGCCTGCGCGATGCGTTGAAGATGAAGAAACGCGATCTGCTGCGGCTGACGTCCGAACAACTGTCGAGCTGCGCGCCGATCTTCACCGCCGCCTGGCTGTTCACGGAAATTGCCCGGACGCTCGATCCCGCCGTGCCGGAACTGTTCAATTCGGACGGCGATGAGGTGATGTTCCACGACCTGCGCTTCCCCTTCGCCGCCGGCGCGACGCAGAGACAGGTCGCGACGGGACTGGACAGGGTGAAGGCGCTTCTGCCCGAGGGGCCGAAATTCTGGAACTGGATTGCCGTGCGAAAAGGTCGAGGCGCCCGACCCGCAAGCGGCACCATGCTGGAAAGCCAGATGGAGAGCGGGGAAACGGTGCTGGGGAGGCTGGAGCTGAAGGGCAAAGCGCTGCTGGTCAGCGTCAATTCGGCCAGGCGCGCGAAGAAGGCCGAGGCGCTGGTGAGCAAGGCGGTGGGCGAGCTTTTGAAACCCCCGCTGACCAGGATCCGCACCGTCGAGCAGATGATGGCCGAGCGGCGAAGCGAAAAGCCTGGGGACGCGGCCGAAGACATCCCGCCCGAAATCGCGCGTCAGATCATGCAGGAATACATGGACCGTCACTATCGCGAAACGCTGGACGCGCCATTACCGATGCTGGGCGGCAAATCTCCCCGTCAGGCGGCACGCAGCGCGGCCGGGCGCGAGAAGGTGGTCGAGTGGCTGAAATATCTGGAGAACGGCAATGCCCGCGGTGAAGGGGGAGCCGTCGCCGAATACGATTTCGGCTGGATGTGGGCCGAACTTGGGCTGGAGGGGCACAGGAAATGAGCGCCATTTGCCTGACCTGCTGCGATGCTCCGATGGTGTCGAAAAACGCTTACCTCAACGCCACCTCAACCCTTGGCTGCAGTTTTCGCGCAGGTTGCGCCGTCCAAAGCCGCTTAATGCGGTCAAGCGTCGGAATGAAAATCGCTAGGAATCAAACGGTTGTCGAGTAAGATGCTGAAATCGCTCGGTTTTCAATTTTCTCCCCTGATCGGCTCAGAGCCTGAAGGTCGTAGCTTCAAATCCTACCCTCGCCACCAAAAAATACCAGGATATCAAACGCTTGAATGTCGACCGAAATGGTGAGGCATAGCCATCAGCAGTTTACATCAACGCCACGTCAACGCTTGGGGAGACGCGTGGACCCTATTCGGCCAACTAAATAGCACGACCATTGATTGCGGAATTCTGACAGGCTAGCGCCACTTGCAATGCTGCCCGTCCATCCAATGCAGTTGCCGATGGTGTACGGTCTTCTGTCACCGATGAATAAAACTCACCGAGCGCATTATAGAATGACATGTCGTAACGCTCGAGGAAGAAGTGCTTCAGGGGCTGCTTCGCCTCGGTGGCTGTGGCCCCCCAACGCAGGACATTTTCGTCACAATGATTAACCGTCTGCAGCAGCCCGTCGTCGCCGAATGCCTCAATCCGCTGATCAATTCCATAGGCACAGCTGCGCGAATTGTTGATGTGCACGAGCAGCCCTGAGGGCATTTTGAGCGTCGTCATTGGCAGATCATAATCGCCTTCGGCGCAGATCCGGGGGTCATGGACGCAGCTGCCAGTGGCGATGACCTGCACTGGCGATTCTCCGGCGATCCAGCACATTAAATCGATGTCATGGATTGTCGCATCGACGAAATAGCCGCCAGAATTGCGCACATATTCGATCGGCGGCGGGGCCGGCTCACGACTTGTGCTCACCAACATCGTAAGGCGTCCGATCTCGCCATTGCGCACGGCGGCAGCGAGCGCGGCGTTATCGGAATCAAAGCGCCTGTTGAAGCCCAGCATGAAGGGCACCCGATGCTCCTTTAGTGTTTCGAGGCATTCGTCAACCCGCACGAGTGACTGGTCCAACGGCTTTTCGCAGTAGATCGGCTTTCCCGCCTGCGCTGCGCGGACTATGTAATCCACATGCGTATTCGTCGGCGTCGCGATGATGACCGCATCGACGGCGGGATCGCCCAGCACGTCGTCCAGAACCGTCATCGCCCGGCCGCCATATTGATCGGCGACCGCATTGGAAGAGCTTTCGCGCGGATTGAACATAACCTCCAGCCTCAGCCCGTTATGTGCGTTGATCTTGGGGCCATAGACATGGGCCATGCGACTCGTTCCCAGCAATGCAACTCCCAGCATCGTTCTACCTCGCATCCTCATTGATCATCGCCGCGGCCTTTTCGCCGATCATGATTGTGGCCGCATTCGTGTTGCCGGTGACGATGCGCGGCATGATCGACGCATCGACGACACGCAGTCCATCAATTCCGCGCACACGCAGACGCGGATCAACTACCGCATCAGGACCAGCGCCCATCTTGCAGCTGCCGACAGGATGCAGCAAAGATAGACCCGAGCCGCGACAATATTCCAGCAATTCCTGGTCCGATTGCAGGTCTTCGCCCGGCGTAAG is drawn from Paracoccus tegillarcae and contains these coding sequences:
- a CDS encoding PAAR domain-containing protein; the protein is MSKPVALVGHPHTCPIHGGGPVMNPGQAFVRFNGIPLAVEGGQCGCPGTPPLPDPMVKGSGMVKINGRGVMRIGDKTAHGGKIAMGVPTLKAD
- a CDS encoding Gfo/Idh/MocA family oxidoreductase codes for the protein MLGVALLGTSRMAHVYGPKINAHNGLRLEVMFNPRESSSNAVADQYGGRAMTVLDDVLGDPAVDAVIIATPTNTHVDYIVRAAQAGKPIYCEKPLDQSLVRVDECLETLKEHRVPFMLGFNRRFDSDNAALAAAVRNGEIGRLTMLVSTSREPAPPPIEYVRNSGGYFVDATIHDIDLMCWIAGESPVQVIATGSCVHDPRICAEGDYDLPMTTLKMPSGLLVHINNSRSCAYGIDQRIEAFGDDGLLQTVNHCDENVLRWGATATEAKQPLKHFFLERYDMSFYNALGEFYSSVTEDRTPSATALDGRAALQVALACQNSAINGRAI